In Acetonema longum DSM 6540, the sequence CCAGAGGCTGGCAGGAAATAGCCGGTAAGATACCGCGACCGGCAGCCATTCTAGCGGTATCCGCCCATTGGTATACGGACGGCAGCAAATTGAATGACGTAAAAGAGCCAAGAACGGTATATGACATGTGTGGCTTTCCCGATGACCTGTATAAGGTGACGTATAATGTCCCAGGAGCGCCGGAACTGGCACGGATTACGAAAGACTTAATCTCCCGTAAAGTAGAATTTGATCATAGCTGGGGAATCGATCACGGCACTTGGTCAGTACTTTGTAAAATGTACCCGGAGGCAAACATTCCTGTTTATCAGCTAAGTTTAGACAGAAATGCAGGCGCGGAAGTTCATTTTCAGATCGGTCTGAATTGCGGCGTCTGCGAGAGGCAGGGGTATTGATCTTTGCCAGCGGCAACGTTGTACATAATCTGTCCAGCGTGAATTGGGAAATGGACGGCGGGTACTCCTGGGCAGTCGAATTCGATGGATATATTAAAGAGAAAATACTCGCCCGGGAATATCAGGACGTCATTCATTATCAATCTGCCGGTTCATCAGCCGGTCTGGCATTTCAC encodes:
- a CDS encoding dioxygenase produces the protein MIFASGNVVHNLSSVNWEMDGGYSWAVEFDGYIKEKILAREYQDVIHYQSAGSSAGLAFHRPDHFYPLLYVLGASEAADRLSIYNEACTLGSLSMTSYLFE
- a CDS encoding dioxygenase, which produces MTTPAKAPLLFVGHGSPLNAIENNQYTRGWQEIAGKIPRPAAILAVSAHWYTDGSKLNDVKEPRTVYDMCGFPDDLYKVTYNVPGAPELARITKDLISRKVEFDHSWGIDHGTWSVLCKMYPEANIPVYQLSLDRNAGAEVHFQIGLNCGVCERQGY